From the genome of Pseudomonas sp. Teo4, one region includes:
- the cobW gene encoding cobalamin biosynthesis protein CobW has translation MKTLAKLPVTIVTGFLGSGKTTLLRHMLDNAQGRRIAVIVNEFGELGIDGEILKQCSIGCTEEEASGRVYELANGCLCCTVQEEFFPVMRELVARRGDLDHILIETSGLALPKPLVQAFQWPEIRNACTVDAVITVVDSPAVAAGTFAAYPDQVDAQRKLDPNLDHESPLHELFADQLASADLVVLNKADLIDAEGLAKVRAEVAEELPPAVKVIEASSGRLPLEVLLGVGAESEAHIDGRRTHHDSHHEGDDHDDHDHDAFDSISIDLPEADESLLLDALTQLVVEFGILRAKGFAAIPGKPMRLLVQGVGTRFDKHFDRAWRADEPRITRLVLIGQDLDATELEARLRKALGA, from the coding sequence ATGAAAACACTGGCCAAGCTCCCCGTCACCATCGTCACCGGCTTCCTCGGCTCGGGCAAGACCACCTTGCTCCGGCACATGCTCGACAACGCCCAAGGCCGCCGTATCGCGGTAATCGTCAACGAATTCGGCGAACTGGGCATCGACGGCGAGATCCTCAAGCAATGCAGCATCGGCTGCACCGAGGAAGAAGCCAGCGGTCGAGTCTACGAGCTGGCCAATGGCTGCCTGTGCTGCACTGTGCAGGAAGAGTTCTTCCCGGTCATGCGCGAGCTGGTGGCCCGCCGTGGTGACCTCGACCACATCCTCATCGAAACCAGCGGCCTGGCCCTGCCCAAGCCCCTGGTGCAGGCCTTCCAATGGCCGGAAATCCGCAATGCATGCACCGTGGACGCCGTCATCACCGTGGTCGACAGCCCGGCGGTGGCCGCCGGCACCTTCGCCGCCTACCCGGACCAGGTGGACGCCCAGCGTAAGCTCGACCCTAACCTGGACCACGAATCGCCGCTGCACGAGCTGTTCGCCGACCAACTGGCCAGTGCCGACCTGGTGGTGTTGAACAAGGCCGACCTGATCGACGCCGAAGGCCTGGCCAAGGTCCGGGCGGAAGTCGCCGAAGAGCTGCCGCCAGCGGTCAAGGTGATCGAGGCCAGCAGCGGTCGACTGCCGTTGGAAGTGCTGTTGGGCGTGGGCGCCGAGTCCGAGGCGCACATTGACGGCCGTCGTACTCACCACGATTCGCACCACGAAGGTGATGACCATGACGATCATGACCACGACGCCTTCGACTCGATCTCCATCGACCTGCCTGAAGCCGACGAGAGCCTGCTGCTCGATGCCCTGACCCAGTTGGTGGTCGAATTCGGCATTCTGCGCGCCAAGGGCTTCGCGGCCATTCCGGGCAAACCGATGCGCCTGCTGGTGCAGGGCGTGGGCACCCGTTTCGACAAACACTTCGACCGCGCCTGGCGCGCCGACGAGCCGCGCATCACCCGCCTGGTGCTGATCGGCCAGGACCTGGACGCCACCGAGTTGGAAGCGCGCCTGCGCAAGGCCCTGGGCGCCTGA
- a CDS encoding vWA domain-containing protein — MPTLLKGRPRLRQDLCWQQRRAQANELWLVIVDASASTRRHQALTHTKGLLAELFDQAYRQRARLALLTASGGAPQWQRHGLKASAALQPWLQALGAGGGTPLIAALEQARQWLQARRKAYPDEVQRCLVFTDGRLQRWSAVQPMPCETLLVDMEMAPIRLGRARQLAEELQADYQHLQHFKVMQ; from the coding sequence TTGCCGACCCTGCTCAAAGGGCGCCCACGTTTACGTCAGGACCTGTGCTGGCAACAGCGCCGGGCGCAGGCCAACGAACTATGGCTGGTCATCGTCGACGCCTCGGCGTCAACCCGCCGTCACCAGGCGCTGACGCACACTAAAGGCCTGCTGGCGGAACTGTTCGACCAGGCTTATCGGCAGCGGGCACGCCTGGCCCTGTTGACGGCCAGCGGTGGTGCGCCCCAATGGCAGCGCCATGGCCTCAAGGCCTCGGCGGCGCTGCAACCCTGGTTGCAGGCACTGGGCGCTGGTGGTGGCACGCCATTGATCGCGGCGCTGGAGCAGGCCCGACAGTGGCTGCAGGCGCGGCGCAAGGCCTACCCTGATGAGGTGCAGCGCTGCCTGGTGTTCACCGATGGCCGCCTGCAGCGTTGGAGCGCCGTGCAGCCGATGCCGTGCGAGACACTGCTGGTGGACATGGAAATGGCGCCAATACGCCTGGGGCGTGCCAGGCAATTGGCCGAAGAACTGCAAGCCGACTATCAGCACCTGCAACATTTCAAAGTAATGCAGTAG
- a CDS encoding CbtB domain-containing protein, translating into MPVTSAKHSIATPITLSQRLVIAVGASLLGLCLVYFAGFSHIEAVHNAAHDTRHSAAFPCH; encoded by the coding sequence ATGCCCGTCACCAGCGCCAAACACAGCATCGCCACCCCCATTACCCTCAGCCAGCGCCTCGTTATCGCCGTAGGTGCCAGCCTGCTGGGCCTGTGCCTGGTCTATTTCGCAGGCTTCTCGCACATCGAAGCGGTCCACAATGCCGCCCACGATACTCGCCACAGCGCCGCCTTCCCCTGCCACTGA
- a CDS encoding cobalamin biosynthesis protein, with translation MVVPPLKPGLKATGVSSSKLYAGIGCRQGCPATTLDTLLRQALDALGLSVAALGGIASIDAKADEPGLLQLAEQLDLPLTLFDSAQLLPFEPLLSHRSPTVFAHSGCWGVAESAALALATRHQGAARLVVTRQVLGPATLALACGR, from the coding sequence GTGGTTGTACCGCCGCTCAAGCCAGGCTTGAAGGCCACTGGGGTGTCGTCGTCCAAGCTGTACGCAGGCATTGGCTGCCGTCAGGGCTGCCCGGCGACAACGCTCGACACCCTGCTGCGCCAGGCGCTGGATGCGCTTGGCCTGTCGGTGGCCGCGCTGGGCGGTATTGCCAGCATCGACGCAAAAGCCGACGAACCGGGGTTACTGCAACTCGCCGAACAGCTCGACCTGCCGCTTACGCTGTTCGACTCTGCGCAACTGCTGCCCTTCGAACCGCTGCTCAGCCACCGTTCGCCAACCGTGTTCGCTCACAGCGGCTGCTGGGGTGTAGCGGAGAGTGCTGCCTTGGCGCTTGCCACCCGACATCAAGGTGCGGCGCGGCTTGTGGTTACTCGCCAGGTGCTTGGCCCGGCTACCCTCGCCCTGGCTTGTGGCCGATAA
- the cobM gene encoding precorrin-4 C(11)-methyltransferase: protein MTVYFIGAGPGDPDLITVKGQRLIRQCPVIIYAGSLVPAAVLEGHQAQTVINSAPLHLEQIIAAMREAHEKGQDVARVHSGDPSLYGAIGEQIRHLRELGIDYQIVPGVTAAAASAALLGCELTLPDVAQTVILTRYGDSSPMPAGEQLADLARHGSTLAIHLGVKHLPRIVDELMPHYGPDCPIAVVHRATWPDQDWVRGTLGNILEQVAAKGFRRTSLILVGHVLGDAPFAESALYRAGHAHLYRPGD, encoded by the coding sequence ATGACGGTCTACTTCATTGGTGCCGGCCCCGGCGACCCGGATCTGATCACGGTCAAGGGTCAGCGCCTGATCCGCCAATGCCCAGTGATCATCTATGCAGGCTCGCTGGTTCCAGCAGCCGTGCTTGAAGGCCACCAGGCGCAAACCGTCATCAACAGTGCCCCGCTTCACCTGGAGCAGATCATCGCAGCGATGCGTGAGGCCCACGAGAAGGGTCAGGACGTGGCCCGCGTACACAGTGGCGACCCCAGTCTGTACGGCGCCATCGGCGAACAGATCCGCCACCTGCGCGAGCTTGGCATCGACTACCAGATCGTTCCCGGCGTGACTGCCGCTGCCGCAAGCGCCGCGTTGCTCGGCTGCGAACTGACACTGCCCGACGTGGCGCAAACCGTGATCCTCACCCGCTACGGCGACAGTTCACCCATGCCGGCTGGCGAGCAATTGGCGGACCTGGCTCGTCATGGCAGCACCCTGGCCATCCATTTGGGGGTCAAGCATCTACCGCGAATCGTTGACGAGCTGATGCCCCACTATGGGCCCGACTGCCCGATTGCCGTGGTCCATCGCGCCACCTGGCCTGATCAGGACTGGGTGCGTGGCACCCTTGGCAATATTCTCGAGCAGGTTGCGGCCAAGGGGTTTCGCCGCACCTCGCTGATCCTCGTAGGCCATGTGCTGGGGGATGCACCGTTCGCCGAATCCGCCCTGTACCGAGCAGGCCACGCCCACCTGTATCGCCCCGGCGATTAA
- the cobN gene encoding cobaltochelatase subunit CobN, protein MHLLRTQPGGFVPDDSIADLGQTPADLVILCSGDSHLALLAETAEQLPPGFPSVRLANPMQVQNHASVDLYVDQVLRHAKVILVSLHGGVGYWRYGVEQLVELAARGVQLILVPGDDRPDPELTGLGTVTTEQAERLWHYLRQGGKANAINLFNCIASQWLGCDCAWDEPQPLPRTAVYHPTKASASLEDWYSQWHPEHPVAPLLFYRSHLQAANTAFIDVFCERLQSAGLNPLPIAVASLKESACLEQVEAWLDEVGAEVLINTTGFALSSPERPNLRPFRRDIPVLQAICAQDNQPGWEASEQGLGARDLAMHIALPELDGRIITRPVSFKDLAWRSERSQADVVCYRAHPERMDFVAELARHWVELARLPNGQKRVALVLANYPTRDGRIGNGVGLDTPAAALNILKALQAEGYPSADLPDSGTQLIQQLLGGVTNDLDHLDLRPCAQSLSLADYQAAFERLPDANRQAVLERWGPPEQDPMFRNGRLMVAGLRFGLTFVGIQPARGYQVDPSAVYHDPDLVPPHGYLAFYFWLRHAYAADAVIHVGKHGNLEWLPGKGVGLSAQCWPDALLGPLPNIYPFIVNDPGEGAQAKRRTQAVIIDHLMPPLTRAETYGPLRHLEQLADEYYEAQLLDPRRARELQRDILELVKVNHIDRELQLEGQLDDAAVWLPRLDTYLCDLKESQIRDGLHVFGQSPEGRLRLDTLLALLRVERGDGRGGNASLPRALAKALALGFDPLDCELGLPWDGPRPQLLQAVSSGAWRTHGDTRERIELMALQVIEQALAGTLQLPEHTQWQGVHEVVQALRDEVAPNLDACGTSEISGLLAALSGRFVPAGPSGAPSRGRLDVLPTGRNFYTVDVRNLPTTTAWRLGFASANLILERHLQDHGDHLRQLGLSVWGTATMRTGGDDIAQAMALMGVRPVWATGSQRVDDFEILPLSLLDRPRVDVTLRVSGFFRDAFGNLIRLFDAAVQAVAALDEPDDLNPLAARVRSEREALLAQGVSADQAAREAGWRVFGAKPGAYGAGVQNAIDGRLWHSREDLAEVYLNHGGYAYGSADQGTPARAQFAQRLSKVQAVLQNQDNHEHDLLDSNDYYQFQGGMLAASETLVGTTVASYHGDHSQVDRPRIRTLKEELNRVIRARALNPKWIDGVKRHGYKGAFEMAATVDNLFAFDATTHLIDDHHYQSLADAYVLDPATRDFMREHNPEALRDLTERLLEAQQRGLWQAPGDYREALEEQLLDGEEQA, encoded by the coding sequence ATGCACCTGCTGCGGACCCAGCCCGGCGGCTTCGTGCCGGACGACAGCATCGCCGATCTCGGCCAGACCCCCGCCGACCTGGTGATTCTCTGCAGCGGCGACTCACACCTGGCGTTGCTCGCCGAAACCGCCGAGCAACTGCCGCCGGGCTTCCCCAGCGTGCGCCTGGCCAACCCGATGCAGGTGCAGAACCATGCCTCGGTCGACCTGTACGTCGACCAGGTGTTGCGTCATGCCAAGGTGATACTGGTTTCATTGCATGGCGGCGTCGGCTATTGGCGCTACGGTGTCGAGCAGCTGGTCGAGCTGGCGGCGCGTGGCGTGCAGCTGATACTGGTGCCCGGGGATGACCGTCCCGACCCGGAACTCACCGGGTTGGGCACGGTGACCACCGAGCAGGCCGAACGCCTCTGGCATTACCTGCGTCAGGGCGGCAAGGCCAACGCCATCAACCTGTTCAACTGCATCGCCAGTCAGTGGTTGGGCTGCGATTGCGCCTGGGACGAGCCGCAGCCACTGCCCAGGACCGCGGTCTATCACCCGACCAAGGCCAGCGCCTCGCTGGAAGACTGGTACAGCCAGTGGCACCCGGAGCATCCGGTGGCACCGCTGCTGTTCTACCGCTCGCACCTGCAAGCGGCCAACACCGCGTTCATCGACGTGTTCTGCGAGCGCTTGCAGTCGGCCGGGCTCAATCCGTTGCCGATTGCGGTAGCCAGCCTCAAGGAAAGTGCCTGCCTGGAGCAGGTCGAAGCCTGGCTGGACGAAGTGGGCGCCGAAGTGCTGATCAACACCACGGGGTTCGCCCTGTCCAGCCCGGAGCGCCCCAACCTGCGGCCGTTCCGGCGTGATATTCCGGTGTTGCAGGCCATCTGCGCCCAGGATAACCAGCCCGGCTGGGAGGCGAGCGAGCAGGGCCTGGGCGCCCGCGACCTGGCCATGCATATCGCCTTGCCCGAGTTGGATGGGCGCATCATCACTCGGCCAGTGAGTTTCAAGGACCTGGCCTGGCGCAGCGAGCGCAGCCAGGCGGATGTGGTCTGTTACCGGGCCCATCCCGAGCGCATGGACTTCGTCGCCGAGCTGGCGCGGCACTGGGTGGAGCTGGCGCGCCTGCCGAACGGGCAGAAACGCGTGGCCCTGGTGTTGGCCAACTACCCGACCCGTGACGGGCGCATCGGCAATGGCGTCGGCCTGGATACACCGGCAGCGGCATTGAATATCCTCAAGGCCCTGCAGGCCGAGGGGTATCCATCGGCCGACCTGCCTGACAGTGGCACACAGTTGATTCAGCAGTTGTTGGGCGGAGTGACGAACGACCTCGACCATCTGGACCTGCGACCTTGCGCCCAGAGTCTGAGCCTCGCGGATTACCAGGCGGCATTCGAGCGCCTGCCGGACGCCAACCGCCAGGCCGTGCTTGAGCGTTGGGGGCCGCCCGAGCAGGACCCGATGTTCCGCAACGGCCGCTTGATGGTCGCCGGTCTGCGCTTTGGCCTGACCTTCGTCGGTATCCAGCCCGCCCGTGGCTATCAGGTCGACCCCAGCGCCGTGTACCACGACCCCGACCTGGTGCCGCCGCACGGCTACCTGGCGTTCTATTTCTGGCTGCGTCATGCCTACGCCGCAGACGCGGTGATCCATGTCGGCAAACACGGCAACCTCGAGTGGTTGCCCGGCAAGGGCGTCGGCCTGTCTGCTCAGTGCTGGCCCGACGCGTTGCTGGGGCCGCTGCCGAACATCTACCCGTTCATCGTCAATGACCCGGGCGAGGGCGCCCAGGCCAAGCGCCGGACCCAGGCGGTGATCATCGACCATCTGATGCCGCCGCTGACGCGCGCCGAAACCTACGGCCCACTACGTCACCTGGAGCAGCTGGCCGACGAATACTACGAGGCGCAACTGCTCGACCCACGGCGTGCCCGCGAGCTGCAGCGCGACATTCTCGAGCTGGTCAAGGTCAACCACATCGACCGCGAGCTGCAGCTCGAAGGCCAGTTGGACGACGCGGCGGTATGGCTGCCACGCCTGGACACCTACCTGTGCGACCTCAAGGAATCGCAGATCCGTGATGGCTTGCATGTGTTCGGCCAGTCACCTGAGGGCCGGCTACGCCTCGATACCTTGCTGGCATTGCTGCGGGTGGAGCGTGGCGATGGGCGTGGTGGCAACGCCAGCCTGCCGCGCGCGCTGGCCAAGGCGCTGGCGCTGGGCTTCGACCCGCTGGACTGCGAGCTTGGGCTTCCTTGGGATGGGCCGCGTCCCCAGTTGCTTCAGGCCGTCAGCAGTGGCGCGTGGCGCACTCACGGGGACACCCGCGAACGCATCGAACTGATGGCCCTGCAGGTGATCGAGCAAGCCCTGGCGGGCACTCTGCAGTTGCCTGAACATACCCAGTGGCAGGGTGTGCATGAGGTGGTGCAGGCGCTGCGTGATGAGGTCGCGCCGAATCTGGATGCTTGTGGCACATCGGAAATCAGCGGCCTGTTGGCAGCCCTGTCGGGGCGCTTCGTGCCTGCGGGGCCCAGTGGTGCACCCAGCCGTGGCCGTCTTGACGTGCTGCCCACCGGCCGCAATTTCTACACCGTGGATGTGCGCAACCTGCCCACGACCACGGCCTGGCGCCTGGGCTTCGCCTCGGCCAACCTGATTCTGGAGCGTCACCTTCAAGACCATGGCGACCACCTGCGCCAGTTGGGCCTGTCGGTCTGGGGCACGGCAACCATGCGCACCGGTGGCGATGACATCGCCCAGGCCATGGCGTTGATGGGCGTTCGGCCTGTGTGGGCGACCGGCAGCCAGCGGGTCGACGATTTCGAAATCCTGCCCCTGAGCCTGCTGGACCGCCCTCGGGTCGACGTCACATTGCGTGTTTCGGGCTTCTTCCGCGACGCCTTCGGTAACCTGATCCGTCTGTTCGATGCCGCCGTGCAGGCCGTGGCGGCACTGGATGAGCCCGACGACCTCAACCCCCTGGCGGCGCGGGTGCGCAGCGAGCGCGAAGCCCTGCTGGCGCAAGGCGTCTCGGCCGACCAGGCAGCCCGTGAAGCAGGCTGGCGAGTGTTCGGTGCCAAGCCTGGCGCTTACGGTGCCGGTGTGCAGAACGCCATCGATGGTCGCCTGTGGCACAGCCGCGAAGACCTGGCCGAGGTTTACCTCAATCACGGCGGCTATGCATACGGCAGTGCTGACCAGGGCACTCCCGCCCGTGCCCAGTTCGCCCAGCGCCTGAGCAAGGTGCAGGCGGTGCTGCAGAACCAGGACAACCACGAGCATGACCTGCTCGACTCCAACGATTACTACCAGTTCCAGGGTGGCATGCTGGCCGCCTCCGAGACTCTGGTCGGCACGACGGTGGCCAGTTATCACGGCGATCACAGCCAGGTCGATCGGCCCCGCATCCGCACCCTGAAGGAAGAGCTCAACCGGGTCATCCGTGCCCGTGCGCTCAACCCCAAGTGGATCGACGGCGTGAAGCGCCATGGCTACAAAGGCGCCTTCGAGATGGCGGCGACGGTGGACAACCTGTTCGCCTTCGACGCCACCACGCACCTGATCGATGACCATCATTACCAGTCACTGGCCGACGCCTACGTGCTCGACCCGGCGACCCGCGACTTCATGCGCGAGCACAACCCAGAGGCCCTGCGCGACTTGACCGAGCGCCTGCTGGAGGCTCAGCAGCGGGGCCTCTGGCAGGCCCCCGGTGACTATCGAGAGGCCCTCGAGGAGCAGTTGCTCGACGGCGAGGAACAGGCTTGA
- a CDS encoding DUF1272 domain-containing protein, whose translation MLELRPNCECCDADLPGDSPDAFICSFECTFCRACADTRLHGRCPNCSGQLVARPSRVGQALSNNPASTQRVLKPHAACA comes from the coding sequence ATGCTGGAGCTACGCCCCAATTGCGAATGCTGCGATGCCGATTTGCCGGGTGACAGCCCGGATGCTTTCATCTGCTCGTTCGAGTGCACCTTCTGCCGTGCTTGCGCCGATACCCGATTACATGGCCGTTGCCCGAACTGCTCGGGGCAATTGGTAGCGCGACCCAGCCGCGTTGGCCAGGCACTGAGCAACAACCCCGCCTCCACTCAACGCGTGCTGAAACCACACGCTGCTTGCGCCTGA
- a CDS encoding CbtA family protein: MIKRIARTAGFSGLLAALLLTLLQSFWVTPLILEAETYESAAPAVEQHSHEGEAAHTHEHSAEAWSPEDGWQRVLSTTGGNLVVAVGFALILAALYSLREPNRVATGAWWGLAGFAVFCLAPTLGLPPELPGTAAAELGQRQTWWIGTAAATALGLALLVFARHGLLKALGAVVLVLPHVIGAPQPEVHQSLAPEALETQFVFASWLTNAAFWLALGLISAWLYRRSSQA; encoded by the coding sequence ATGATCAAGCGCATCGCCCGTACGGCAGGCTTCAGCGGCTTGCTTGCCGCACTTCTGCTGACCTTGCTGCAGAGCTTCTGGGTCACCCCCCTGATCCTTGAAGCGGAAACCTACGAATCCGCCGCGCCAGCTGTTGAACAGCACAGCCATGAAGGCGAAGCGGCGCACACCCATGAACACAGTGCTGAAGCCTGGTCACCGGAAGATGGCTGGCAACGTGTGCTGTCGACCACCGGCGGCAATCTGGTGGTGGCCGTTGGCTTCGCGCTGATTCTGGCTGCGCTGTACAGCCTGCGCGAGCCAAACCGGGTAGCCACCGGCGCATGGTGGGGCCTGGCCGGGTTCGCCGTGTTCTGCCTGGCCCCCACCCTCGGCTTGCCACCGGAACTGCCCGGTACCGCCGCCGCAGAACTGGGGCAACGGCAAACCTGGTGGATCGGCACCGCTGCCGCTACCGCATTGGGCCTGGCATTGCTGGTTTTCGCCCGGCATGGCTTGCTCAAAGCGTTGGGCGCGGTCGTGCTGGTCCTGCCGCACGTGATCGGCGCGCCGCAGCCTGAAGTGCACCAAAGCCTGGCCCCCGAAGCACTGGAAACCCAGTTCGTGTTCGCCTCCTGGCTGACCAATGCCGCCTTCTGGCTGGCACTGGGCCTGATCAGCGCGTGGTTGTACCGCCGCTCAAGCCAGGCTTGA
- a CDS encoding IS481 family transposase: MPWNTRDAMSLKEEFIALARQPGSNKRQLCRLFGISPQTAYKWLERYEAQGRSGLQEKSRRPFNSPKLTEAALEAEVIALRQEHPAWGGRTISNLLHNRVAPSTVTNILRRHGLILPAQTTREAMLRFEHDAPNDLWQMDFKGHFPTQQGRCHPLTVLDDHSRFSLAIQACDSERGATVKEKMVEVFQHYGLPARINVDNGAPWGSPRNPGEVTELSIWLIQLGIRISFSRPYHPQTNGKLERFHRSLKAEVLDGRQFSTLMEAQAAFDRWRDIYNLQRPHQALGYQVPIDRYRTSTWAYPQQLKAFEYGPDDVVAKVYHSRFRFQKRYFSIAKGLAGHEIAIRPNAEGGGLFNVYFCHHFLRTIDVTKPDYGS, from the coding sequence ATGCCCTGGAATACGAGAGATGCCATGAGCCTGAAAGAAGAGTTTATTGCCCTGGCGCGGCAACCCGGCAGCAACAAACGCCAACTGTGCCGGCTATTCGGTATCAGCCCTCAAACCGCCTACAAATGGCTCGAGCGCTATGAGGCTCAAGGCCGGTCAGGCCTTCAGGAGAAGTCCCGACGCCCCTTCAATAGTCCGAAACTGACTGAAGCCGCCTTGGAGGCAGAAGTCATAGCGCTTCGGCAAGAACATCCGGCATGGGGAGGACGCACGATCAGTAACCTGCTGCACAACCGTGTCGCGCCCAGCACCGTTACCAATATCCTCCGCCGCCATGGCCTGATTCTGCCTGCTCAAACGACGCGTGAGGCCATGCTGAGGTTTGAGCATGATGCTCCTAATGATCTATGGCAGATGGACTTCAAAGGACATTTCCCGACGCAACAAGGCCGATGCCATCCTTTGACCGTGCTGGATGACCATTCTCGCTTCAGCCTGGCCATACAGGCCTGTGACAGCGAACGGGGTGCGACGGTCAAGGAGAAGATGGTGGAAGTCTTCCAGCACTATGGTTTGCCGGCGCGAATCAACGTCGATAACGGTGCACCGTGGGGCTCACCGCGCAATCCTGGAGAGGTCACAGAGCTAAGTATCTGGCTGATTCAACTGGGGATCCGAATAAGTTTCAGTCGTCCCTATCATCCTCAAACCAATGGCAAGCTCGAGCGCTTCCATCGTTCTCTCAAAGCTGAGGTGCTCGATGGGCGCCAGTTTTCCACGCTGATGGAGGCTCAAGCTGCGTTTGATCGATGGCGCGATATCTATAACCTCCAACGGCCTCATCAAGCCTTGGGATACCAGGTGCCTATAGACCGATACCGCACCAGTACTTGGGCCTATCCGCAGCAGTTGAAGGCGTTTGAGTACGGGCCTGACGATGTAGTGGCCAAGGTCTATCACAGCCGGTTCCGTTTCCAGAAACGTTACTTCAGTATTGCGAAAGGCCTGGCTGGGCATGAAATTGCTATACGTCCTAATGCTGAAGGCGGGGGCTTGTTCAATGTCTACTTCTGCCATCATTTCCTGCGGACAATCGACGTGACCAAGCCGGATTACGGTTCATAA
- a CDS encoding ATP-binding protein, whose protein sequence is MSEPVQFPLAAVVGADDLKLALCLTAIDPKIGGVLIEGPRGMAKSTLARGLADLLGEGPFVTLPLGASEERLVGTLDLDAALGQGKAQFSPGVLAQADGGVLYVDEVNLLPDTLVDLLLDVAASGTNRIERDGISHRHSARFVLIGTMNPEEGELRPQLLDRFGLNVALEGVPAPEARQHIIRRRLAFDSDPQAFCAQWAAAQAQLRERCQAARQQLVHIALDDQALAWITERCFAAGVDGLRADLVWLRAARAHCAWRGAEVIAEEDVDAVAEFALRHRRRVSPQATPPSTAADSGQGDSQKQGGQGDWGAMAPQQVATGARREVPNWAKKP, encoded by the coding sequence ATGAGTGAACCCGTGCAATTTCCCCTGGCGGCCGTGGTGGGCGCCGATGACCTGAAGCTGGCGTTGTGCCTGACCGCCATCGACCCGAAGATTGGCGGTGTGCTGATCGAAGGACCGCGCGGCATGGCCAAGAGTACGCTGGCGCGTGGCTTGGCAGACCTGTTGGGCGAGGGGCCGTTCGTCACCTTGCCGTTGGGCGCCAGTGAAGAACGGCTGGTCGGCACGCTCGACCTGGATGCCGCGCTGGGGCAGGGTAAAGCGCAATTCTCCCCAGGGGTGCTGGCCCAGGCCGACGGCGGCGTGCTGTACGTCGATGAGGTCAACCTGCTGCCCGATACCCTGGTGGACCTGTTGCTCGATGTGGCCGCCAGCGGCACCAACCGAATAGAACGTGACGGTATCTCCCATCGCCACAGTGCACGGTTCGTGCTGATTGGCACGATGAACCCGGAAGAAGGAGAGTTGCGCCCGCAACTGCTCGATCGCTTTGGCCTGAACGTGGCCCTGGAAGGGGTACCGGCACCGGAGGCGCGCCAGCACATCATTCGCCGCCGCCTGGCCTTCGACAGCGACCCTCAGGCGTTTTGCGCTCAATGGGCCGCCGCTCAGGCGCAGTTGCGTGAGCGCTGCCAGGCCGCGCGTCAGCAACTGGTGCACATTGCCCTGGACGACCAGGCCTTGGCCTGGATCACCGAACGCTGTTTCGCCGCTGGCGTCGATGGCCTGCGTGCCGACTTGGTCTGGCTGCGCGCGGCCCGCGCTCATTGCGCCTGGCGCGGTGCCGAGGTCATTGCCGAGGAAGATGTCGATGCCGTGGCGGAGTTTGCTCTGCGCCATCGTCGACGTGTATCGCCCCAGGCCACGCCGCCTTCGACGGCAGCGGATAGCGGCCAGGGCGACTCGCAAAAACAAGGCGGGCAGGGCGATTGGGGGGCTATGGCGCCCCAGCAGGTGGCCACGGGGGCGCGTCGCGAGGTGCCGAACTGGGCAAAAAAGCCCTGA
- a CDS encoding response regulator transcription factor codes for MTTVLIVDDHPIVRLSLRILLERERFHVIGEVGDGSEVAQKARELRPDVVVLDIGLPGLDGMEVIKRLQSLEPRPKIMVLTGQATDLYVRRCLDAGIGAFVTKEEDYDALIFALKALIKGYSTFPQMSVNSNSLESETVRLSSLSNREMEVLRRLSRGENNKNIGTCMNLSAKTISTYRGRIMEKLKTESLVEMVDLAKRNNVN; via the coding sequence ATGACAACCGTGCTGATCGTCGACGATCACCCCATCGTTCGTCTTTCATTGCGCATACTGCTAGAGCGCGAACGTTTCCACGTCATCGGTGAGGTGGGCGATGGCAGTGAAGTCGCACAGAAGGCGCGTGAGCTACGGCCCGACGTGGTGGTCTTGGACATCGGCCTGCCCGGCCTGGATGGCATGGAAGTGATCAAGCGCCTGCAGAGTCTGGAGCCCCGACCAAAAATCATGGTGCTTACCGGCCAGGCAACTGACCTCTACGTACGCCGCTGTCTAGACGCAGGGATTGGCGCCTTTGTCACCAAGGAAGAAGACTACGACGCCCTGATCTTTGCCCTCAAGGCCCTGATCAAAGGTTACTCGACCTTCCCGCAGATGTCGGTCAACAGCAACTCGCTGGAAAGCGAAACCGTGCGCCTGAGCAGCCTCTCCAACCGCGAGATGGAAGTGCTTCGCCGCCTGTCACGGGGCGAAAACAACAAGAACATCGGCACCTGCATGAACCTCAGCGCCAAGACCATCAGCACCTACCGCGGACGCATCATGGAAAAACTCAAGACCGAGTCGCTGGTGGAAATGGTTGATCTGGCCAAGCGCAACAACGTCAACTGA